From Anaerohalosphaera lusitana, one genomic window encodes:
- a CDS encoding site-specific DNA-methyltransferase — translation MQNFKNKILCGDCIEMLNGVDEPVADLIFADPPFNIGYEYDKYKDTLKSEKYITWTRDWMGACVNALKPHGSFYIAIGDDYAHHIRLIGEQLGLTLRNWIIWHYTFGQQTKTMFARSHTHIFYFVKDKADHVFNDHAVRVPSDRQLVYADKRANPRGKMPDDVWNTFSRVCGTFKEREGWHPCQMPELLLGRIVSVSSNRGDLVLDPFNGSGTTVAAAYQLERDYCGIDISSNYVENSRKRLEKLAQERQNLQKDGEILDMRQRIELKRFYFEVRKDVSEILRRKSLLEIFTKLYNIRLNEERKFDPQEVATALQGILD, via the coding sequence ATGCAGAATTTCAAAAACAAGATACTGTGCGGCGACTGTATAGAAATGCTCAACGGAGTGGATGAGCCTGTTGCGGACCTGATATTCGCCGACCCCCCTTTCAATATCGGGTATGAGTATGATAAGTACAAGGATACGCTGAAAAGCGAGAAATACATCACCTGGACGCGTGACTGGATGGGCGCCTGCGTCAATGCTCTTAAGCCGCACGGCTCGTTTTACATCGCAATAGGCGATGATTATGCCCACCACATCAGGCTGATCGGCGAACAACTTGGCCTCACGCTCCGCAACTGGATCATCTGGCATTACACTTTCGGCCAGCAGACAAAGACCATGTTCGCCCGATCACACACACACATATTTTACTTTGTAAAGGACAAGGCAGATCACGTCTTCAATGATCACGCTGTACGCGTACCTTCCGACAGACAGCTCGTATACGCCGACAAGCGGGCAAATCCGCGCGGCAAGATGCCCGACGATGTCTGGAACACGTTCAGCCGGGTCTGCGGAACGTTCAAGGAACGTGAAGGATGGCACCCCTGCCAGATGCCCGAACTGCTGCTGGGACGGATAGTGTCAGTCAGCTCCAATCGCGGAGATCTGGTGCTGGATCCCTTTAACGGGTCCGGGACCACGGTAGCTGCAGCATATCAACTGGAAAGAGACTATTGCGGCATTGACATTTCAAGCAATTATGTCGAAAATAGCAGGAAGCGACTGGAAAAACTCGCCCAGGAACGCCAAAACCTCCAAAAGGACGGTGAGATCCTTGATATGCGCCAAAGGATCGAACTTAAAAGGTTCTATTTCGAAGTCAGGAAAGATGTCAGCGAAATACTGCGACGGAAGAGTCTCCTCGAGATATTCACAAAGCTGTACAATATCCGTTTGAACGAAGAACGTAAATTTGATCCTCAAGAGGTCGCAACTGCATTGCAGGGAATTTTAGATTGA
- the lnt gene encoding apolipoprotein N-acyltransferase yields the protein MTDHKHQETLRTLVFFSLSAGLLTLIQAPFDAHFLAWIALVPFAMVCAPEVRTWRLVWTSYIVSLVYWIGNLYWIGYVTVPGYVLFSIILALYWPVLALSVRYIQRKGLPLFACLPILFVGAEAWQGLLFTGFSWRLLGHSQYQNLTVIQIADIFGALGVSFLVGMVNGLITDLGISLTQGKVMRFSNLFKVAMVGAAVFCTVDYGRMRLDETPLHLTEGPAVGSVQPNIPSHIKEEVESGEKIMDELLISSEKCYQAGAEMVAWPETIVLATMNKDFLRHLKPGSRALKFNDRISEFVSGKGYLLMGAHSAEVGIRDGKYDVTDRWNSALLYKPNGKQAAQRYDKIHLVPFGEFIPFRGTFIADFITWLSPYDYDYSLEHGDEYTVFEMDSSKGKFNFGAMICYEDTDPRIIRRIVGTQGVKRADWLVNLSNDGWYVRFDNGKIIPSVELPQRTAITVFRCVENRIPVIRSVNTGISCLIDSTGKIRDGYVEGNLPVEAMERQGVGGYFVDNIPVDSRITFFSKYGQKLDIVCGAAFALTALIVLVADFKRYRHEKRTA from the coding sequence TTGACTGATCATAAGCATCAGGAAACATTACGGACACTCGTCTTCTTTTCGTTGAGTGCGGGACTTTTGACCCTTATTCAGGCCCCTTTCGACGCACATTTTCTCGCCTGGATCGCACTGGTTCCGTTCGCAATGGTGTGCGCCCCGGAAGTAAGGACCTGGCGGCTGGTTTGGACCTCTTATATAGTCAGTCTCGTTTACTGGATCGGCAATCTGTACTGGATCGGCTACGTAACAGTCCCCGGATATGTGCTTTTCAGTATCATTCTGGCCCTGTACTGGCCCGTTCTCGCCCTGAGTGTTCGATATATCCAACGCAAAGGTCTGCCCCTATTTGCCTGCCTGCCTATTCTGTTTGTTGGCGCCGAAGCTTGGCAGGGATTATTATTTACGGGCTTCAGTTGGCGTCTGCTCGGTCACAGCCAGTACCAGAATCTCACTGTCATTCAGATAGCGGACATATTCGGCGCACTGGGAGTATCTTTCCTGGTAGGCATGGTCAACGGACTCATCACGGACCTGGGAATATCGCTTACTCAGGGCAAGGTCATGCGTTTTTCCAATCTTTTCAAAGTTGCTATGGTAGGTGCAGCCGTTTTCTGCACGGTCGACTACGGCCGAATGCGGCTGGATGAGACACCGCTTCACCTCACCGAAGGACCGGCCGTGGGATCGGTTCAGCCCAATATCCCCTCTCACATCAAAGAGGAGGTCGAATCGGGCGAAAAAATTATGGACGAGCTGTTGATCAGCAGCGAGAAATGCTACCAGGCCGGTGCGGAAATGGTCGCCTGGCCCGAAACAATAGTGCTCGCGACAATGAACAAGGATTTTCTGCGTCATCTCAAGCCCGGCAGCAGGGCTCTGAAATTTAATGACAGAATAAGCGAATTCGTCTCAGGCAAGGGATATCTGCTCATGGGCGCCCACAGTGCCGAGGTTGGCATTCGTGATGGAAAATACGACGTGACGGACAGGTGGAACAGTGCACTGCTCTACAAACCCAACGGCAAGCAAGCTGCACAGCGGTATGACAAGATCCATCTTGTACCATTCGGCGAGTTTATCCCTTTCAGGGGCACCTTCATCGCTGATTTCATCACCTGGCTTTCTCCTTATGACTATGACTACAGTCTGGAACACGGTGACGAGTATACTGTTTTCGAGATGGACAGCAGCAAGGGCAAATTCAATTTCGGTGCCATGATCTGCTATGAGGACACAGACCCTCGTATAATACGCCGAATAGTGGGCACACAGGGCGTAAAACGTGCTGACTGGCTGGTAAACTTGAGCAATGACGGCTGGTACGTCAGATTTGACAACGGCAAGATCATCCCAAGCGTTGAATTACCTCAAAGAACGGCCATCACCGTTTTCAGATGCGTTGAAAACCGCATTCCCGTTATCCGCAGCGTTAATACGGGCATAAGCTGCCTTATAGACAGCACCGGAAAGATCCGCGACGGCTACGTAGAAGGCAACCTGCCGGTTGAGGCGATGGAAAGACAAGGAGTGGGCGGCTATTTCGTCGATAACATACCAGTTGACTCAAGGATAACTTTTTTCAGCAAATATGGGCAAAAACTCGATATAGTATGTGGAGCAGCGTTCGCTCTGACTGCCTTGATCGTTCTGGTCGCTGATTTCAAACGATATCGTCACGAGAAACGCACAGCATAA
- a CDS encoding HEAT repeat domain-containing protein — protein MRKLTYLTAVSMMVFLLGCEAEQVSTQNGNALREPVNIRELEPTAIRVVETSLSDENPRIRSHAIETVVKCNRREMMPMIIDRLEDESFPVRFAAAMGLGDANYSAAKESIRPLLKDQNPHVRLSAAYALSRMGEPNHEKLLVKTLKSPDKSLKANAVLLLGKTEKREYINDLYAVAQEPETSEQVIMQALEAIAMIGDKDVYRQLWPLLISKYADDRQIGIRAMGALGTSDAEDAIITMLEDEVTEVRLCAAEQLGRMGNRVGRPEVLDYLKDRQTDAYTISKRRADFTAALAIGRIGGSELTRFLPGLLESDWQHIRLNAAGSVLLLVR, from the coding sequence ATGAGAAAACTCACATACTTAACGGCTGTTTCGATGATGGTTTTTCTGCTTGGATGCGAAGCCGAACAAGTCTCGACTCAAAATGGCAATGCACTCAGAGAACCGGTCAACATCCGGGAACTCGAACCAACCGCGATCCGGGTCGTAGAAACCAGCCTCAGTGACGAAAACCCCCGCATCAGAAGTCATGCCATCGAAACGGTTGTCAAATGCAATCGGCGTGAAATGATGCCCATGATAATCGACCGGCTCGAAGATGAATCTTTTCCCGTTAGATTCGCAGCAGCAATGGGGCTTGGTGATGCAAACTACTCGGCGGCAAAAGAGAGCATCCGCCCCCTCTTGAAGGACCAAAACCCGCATGTCAGGCTCTCAGCCGCATACGCTTTGAGCCGGATGGGTGAGCCTAACCACGAAAAGCTTCTGGTCAAGACACTCAAGAGCCCAGACAAGTCTCTCAAAGCCAACGCTGTTTTGCTGCTTGGCAAGACCGAAAAACGGGAATATATAAACGATCTGTACGCAGTTGCTCAGGAACCCGAAACATCTGAGCAGGTGATCATGCAGGCACTCGAAGCCATAGCGATGATCGGTGATAAGGACGTTTACCGCCAGCTTTGGCCCTTACTGATAAGCAAATATGCTGACGACCGCCAGATCGGTATTCGGGCAATGGGTGCCCTCGGCACTTCGGATGCCGAAGATGCGATCATTACAATGCTCGAAGACGAAGTAACCGAGGTCAGATTATGCGCCGCCGAGCAGCTTGGCAGAATGGGCAACAGGGTCGGCAGACCCGAGGTCCTGGACTATCTCAAGGACCGCCAAACAGATGCTTACACGATTAGCAAACGGCGGGCAGACTTTACAGCGGCCCTGGCGATAGGCAGGATCGGCGGAAGTGAGCTTACCAGATTCCTGCCCGGATTGCTGGAAAGCGACTGGCAGCACATACGGCTAAATGCTGCCGGCTCCGTGCTGCTGCTGGTAAGATAG
- a CDS encoding rod shape-determining protein: protein MILDTILGWFSTDMGIDLGTCNTLVCVRHEGVVLNEPSVVAVRKGTNIVLNEGEAVGLVARDMLGKTPGSITAVRPLKDGVISDFEITERMLSYFIRKVHGRRGFMRPRVVISVPSGITAVERRAVIDSAERAGAGKVYLLDEPMAAGIGAGLPITEPTGSMIVDIGGGTTEVAIMSLGDISTCESVRVGGDNFDEAIINHLKRTYNLLIGEPRAEQVKIQIGSAAPLEQELTMEIAGRDTISGLPRKIVITSEEIREALREPIAGIIEAVMQTLEKAEPELAADLIENGVHLCGGGSLLRGMDKVISNATGLKVIAVEDPLSCVARGTSVFLENLHLWKDTLDQEGYAWE, encoded by the coding sequence GTGATACTGGACACTATATTAGGCTGGTTCAGCACCGACATGGGCATTGACCTGGGCACCTGCAACACGCTGGTGTGCGTCCGTCATGAGGGGGTTGTCCTGAACGAACCGTCAGTGGTAGCGGTACGCAAAGGCACAAACATCGTTCTAAATGAAGGCGAGGCCGTCGGTCTTGTCGCACGCGACATGCTCGGCAAAACTCCCGGCTCGATCACCGCTGTCAGACCGCTTAAAGACGGCGTTATCAGCGACTTCGAGATCACCGAGCGTATGCTCAGCTATTTCATTCGAAAGGTCCACGGCCGAAGAGGCTTCATGCGGCCCCGCGTCGTCATATCCGTTCCCAGCGGCATCACCGCGGTCGAACGCAGAGCAGTTATCGACAGTGCAGAACGAGCAGGCGCAGGCAAAGTATATCTCCTGGACGAACCAATGGCGGCCGGTATTGGTGCGGGCCTGCCGATAACCGAACCGACCGGCTCGATGATCGTTGACATAGGCGGCGGTACTACCGAAGTCGCGATCATGAGTCTAGGAGACATCAGCACATGCGAATCAGTACGTGTCGGCGGCGACAATTTCGACGAAGCCATCATCAACCATCTCAAACGAACATACAACCTGCTCATCGGCGAACCTCGTGCCGAACAGGTCAAAATACAGATCGGCTCCGCAGCTCCTCTTGAACAGGAACTGACAATGGAGATCGCAGGCCGGGATACGATCTCGGGCTTGCCTCGAAAGATCGTCATTACAAGCGAAGAGATCCGCGAAGCTCTGCGCGAACCGATTGCGGGTATCATCGAAGCGGTAATGCAGACGCTTGAAAAGGCCGAGCCCGAACTCGCAGCGGACCTGATCGAGAACGGCGTACATCTGTGCGGCGGCGGATCACTACTGCGGGGCATGGACAAGGTTATCTCCAACGCAACCGGCCTAAAGGTGATCGCGGTAGAGGACCCCCTTTCATGCGTAGCAAGGGGAACCAGCGTATTCCTCGAAAACCTCCACCTGTGGAAGGACACTCTCGACCAGGAAGGTTATGCCTGGGAGTAG
- the mreC gene encoding rod shape-determining protein MreC: protein MASRYRNISRDSIFTSLLILGIIVLLIPHSHTKVINEVFESTFREILSMGPRENPWLGKFEQTKGSSVSKEKYARLQSEYQRVRKEHANTLAQLRESHRRFEQLSGMQSKLPDVGSGLSLSQIVNSRLNGNRRELIINRGRDTGLRPGQYVIGNDAMIGILAEVAESTSRVRLVTDSQQNTEVLIRSEGSDKNIRAQLFGDGAGKCKIKLLPREHKVRENDLVYAANDREFLETPVVIGYIEKVTPDEQKPLLWDITVEPFFDVDDLDEVAVIVMQPDILGQME from the coding sequence ATGGCAAGTCGGTACAGGAATATTTCCAGAGATTCGATCTTCACGAGCCTTTTGATCCTCGGGATTATCGTTCTTCTGATACCGCACAGCCATACCAAAGTAATCAACGAGGTATTCGAAAGCACTTTCCGCGAAATATTGAGCATGGGGCCTCGCGAGAATCCATGGCTGGGGAAGTTTGAACAAACAAAGGGCAGTTCCGTCAGTAAAGAAAAATATGCCCGGCTGCAAAGTGAATATCAACGAGTCCGAAAAGAGCATGCAAATACGCTGGCCCAGCTAAGAGAAAGCCACCGCAGATTTGAACAGCTTTCCGGCATGCAGAGCAAACTGCCCGACGTAGGAAGCGGGCTGTCACTCTCTCAGATAGTCAACAGTCGCCTCAACGGCAACAGGCGTGAACTGATCATCAACCGCGGACGCGATACAGGTCTGCGCCCCGGCCAGTACGTCATAGGCAACGATGCGATGATAGGAATACTCGCCGAAGTTGCCGAAAGCACCTCCCGCGTCAGGCTCGTAACCGACAGTCAGCAGAACACGGAAGTGCTCATCCGCAGCGAAGGGTCTGATAAGAACATCAGGGCACAGCTCTTCGGAGACGGAGCCGGCAAGTGCAAGATCAAGCTGCTGCCCAGGGAGCATAAAGTCAGAGAAAATGATCTGGTGTACGCCGCGAACGATCGCGAATTCCTCGAGACACCGGTAGTAATAGGCTACATCGAAAAAGTAACCCCCGACGAGCAAAAGCCGCTCTTGTGGGACATTACCGTTGAACCCTTTTTCGATGTCGATGATCTCGACGAGGTCGCGGTAATTGTAATGCAGCCCGACATCCTAGGACAGATGGAGTAA
- the mreD gene encoding rod shape-determining protein MreD, with translation MKWIVFIILLITFALLDAGNALNYIALGGTNIRPAMLLILMLFFAINCERHTAILVSFAAGFMADAAGLTVGPHIVAFGIIGYVASTLQRDMVMQSYVRQCFTILIIGAFALAGVRGLMMLKPDLQTASNLTALIGTIIYSAIAGPLVWTVLTWLSPLVGIDRLRSNRI, from the coding sequence ATGAAGTGGATAGTATTTATAATCCTGCTGATCACATTCGCACTGCTGGACGCCGGCAATGCGCTGAACTACATTGCGCTCGGCGGAACCAATATCCGTCCCGCCATGCTGCTGATCTTGATGCTGTTTTTCGCGATCAACTGCGAAAGGCACACCGCGATACTTGTTTCTTTCGCGGCCGGATTCATGGCCGACGCCGCAGGTTTGACCGTGGGCCCGCACATCGTAGCGTTCGGCATCATCGGATACGTCGCCTCAACTCTTCAGCGAGACATGGTCATGCAAAGCTATGTGCGGCAGTGCTTTACGATACTCATAATTGGTGCGTTTGCGTTGGCCGGGGTACGCGGGCTGATGATGCTCAAACCGGACCTGCAAACAGCATCAAACTTGACGGCCCTGATCGGCACGATCATATACTCAGCAATTGCCGGCCCCCTTGTCTGGACCGTACTCACATGGCTTTCGCCCCTGGTGGGTATCGACCGACTGCGATCGAACAGGATATAG
- a CDS encoding penicillin-binding transpeptidase domain-containing protein, protein MYKRRLHIFIVLSILVTSAGVARLAFLQIAAKRQAREEIRLSRILAPIQLPTVRGSILDRNGRILAVDRPAFHVQVNYQLTRLLDERFWQANILKDIAGGDKTIEQAETDLREYYAEDISRLMQIMERCAQMADTPISDIEQRIRDINDEVWALREFFAWRRKFPESELKDKYAAKGRYVPRWAALEDFREKVPDRGERLKLALKEDLLEMHKDYALVDLASEEDLLDAQLEFADIEEVSIDPETNREYPYGKTASQIIGWVAPPQENDKELFEEDKYSRYLPDDTAGRGNGVEKVCEVILRGRRGEKQYDMDGRLIGEKETIFGKDVQLSLDIELQQEVEGLLKSNSLDPNVTTGMGAVVLDVATGDVLVMASVPGYDPANVRAEYGKLLQAPGKPMLNKCLQEHYPPGSTMKPFILLAGLQHGLVMPDEPISCPPRPAPKGWPNCLILRKYGLCHDTRWTNNARNAIKGSCNVYFSKLADRFEADDLQEWLYSFGFGRKLLDGPEFGERLDELRRQKGTNRNLRQTAGSISSAMGPFPGDDLEDLPPIRNYEKRMFGIGQGSVRATVLQVANGMAMIARHGIFKKPRLFLSESDPMNSYQRDLGIEPAKIDAVREGMYAVVNETGGTARKAFVDSSLLENQSLKIFGKTGSTEKPYNAWFAGFAEDDYGRAISFAIIVEGGTSGAGDAAPIGEQIIQLCNSLGYIGEKKASPLDHLLAGP, encoded by the coding sequence ATGTATAAACGAAGACTTCACATTTTCATCGTACTCTCGATACTGGTCACCAGCGCAGGCGTTGCCAGGCTGGCATTTCTGCAGATAGCCGCCAAGCGTCAGGCCCGTGAAGAGATAAGGCTTTCACGAATTCTCGCGCCGATCCAACTGCCCACAGTTCGAGGCAGCATACTCGATCGCAACGGACGCATCCTTGCGGTCGACCGCCCCGCTTTCCACGTCCAGGTCAACTACCAGCTTACCCGACTGCTGGACGAAAGATTCTGGCAGGCCAATATTCTCAAAGATATCGCTGGGGGCGACAAGACGATCGAACAGGCAGAGACCGACCTGCGTGAATACTATGCAGAGGACATCTCCAGGCTCATGCAGATCATGGAACGGTGCGCTCAGATGGCGGACACCCCGATCAGCGACATCGAACAGCGGATACGCGACATCAACGACGAAGTGTGGGCCCTGCGAGAATTCTTCGCATGGCGGCGCAAGTTTCCTGAATCCGAGCTCAAAGACAAATATGCCGCAAAAGGCAGGTACGTCCCAAGATGGGCGGCACTCGAGGATTTCCGCGAAAAGGTCCCGGACCGCGGCGAGAGGCTCAAGCTCGCTCTAAAGGAAGATTTGCTCGAAATGCACAAGGATTATGCACTGGTCGACCTCGCCAGCGAAGAGGACCTGCTCGATGCCCAGCTTGAGTTCGCGGACATAGAGGAAGTCAGCATCGACCCCGAGACGAACAGGGAGTATCCCTATGGCAAAACTGCGTCGCAGATAATTGGCTGGGTCGCCCCGCCGCAGGAGAATGACAAGGAACTGTTCGAAGAGGACAAATATTCGCGATACCTGCCCGACGACACTGCCGGCCGCGGCAACGGCGTCGAAAAAGTATGTGAGGTGATCCTCCGCGGCAGACGCGGCGAAAAACAGTACGACATGGACGGCAGGTTGATCGGCGAGAAGGAAACCATCTTCGGCAAGGATGTGCAGCTTTCACTTGACATCGAGCTGCAGCAGGAGGTCGAGGGTTTACTTAAGAGCAACAGCCTTGATCCGAATGTAACGACAGGAATGGGCGCGGTCGTGCTGGACGTCGCGACGGGCGATGTGCTGGTGATGGCGTCAGTGCCGGGATATGACCCCGCGAATGTGCGGGCCGAATACGGCAAGCTCCTACAGGCACCCGGAAAACCGATGCTCAACAAATGTTTGCAGGAGCATTACCCGCCCGGCTCGACAATGAAACCGTTCATTCTGCTGGCCGGACTGCAGCACGGACTCGTCATGCCGGATGAACCGATAAGCTGCCCGCCCAGACCCGCACCCAAGGGCTGGCCCAACTGCCTCATTCTCCGTAAATATGGTTTGTGCCATGACACTCGCTGGACCAACAACGCACGCAACGCCATCAAGGGAAGCTGCAACGTTTATTTCTCAAAACTGGCGGATCGTTTTGAAGCTGACGATCTGCAGGAATGGCTGTACAGTTTCGGCTTCGGACGCAAGCTGCTGGACGGCCCTGAATTCGGTGAAAGGCTTGACGAACTCCGCAGGCAGAAAGGTACGAACCGCAATCTGAGACAGACCGCCGGCTCGATATCTTCTGCAATGGGACCTTTCCCAGGTGACGATCTCGAGGACCTGCCCCCAATCCGCAATTATGAAAAACGCATGTTCGGCATCGGTCAGGGCTCGGTCCGTGCGACGGTGCTTCAGGTCGCCAACGGCATGGCCATGATCGCAAGGCACGGCATATTCAAAAAACCCCGACTGTTCCTCAGCGAATCCGACCCGATGAACTCCTACCAACGTGACCTCGGTATCGAGCCGGCCAAAATCGACGCAGTGCGCGAGGGAATGTACGCGGTCGTCAACGAAACCGGCGGTACCGCCAGAAAGGCTTTCGTCGACAGTTCACTGCTCGAAAACCAGAGCCTGAAAATCTTCGGCAAGACCGGCTCGACGGAAAAACCCTACAATGCATGGTTCGCAGGCTTTGCAGAGGATGATTACGGGCGTGCCATCTCGTTTGCGATAATCGTCGAAGGCGGTACTAGCGGTGCGGGCGACGCGGCACCGATCGGCGAACAGATCATACAGCTATGCAACAGCCTCGGCTACATAGGCGAAAAAAAGGCTAGTCCTCTTGATCATCTTCTGGCGGGACCCTGA
- a CDS encoding peptidoglycan D,D-transpeptidase FtsI family protein yields MKTRHIASSIFVLLICIFGLLVSRLYYLQKIKAPTYRENSQRQQHAVITETPQRGIIVDRRGRIVAASNRIDTLFVEPRKLDSDDRRNQAAVELQEILQMPGHEISRIIDESANPGYVKIKEDISPDERISATQTGLEGVGVKTDWQRYYPMGRLFGHVAGFTGWDQKGQAGLELKYNDVLAGKEGKDVFVVDAFRKPIGKKQPKSLVQDGLGLVLTLDATIQQFTREAIYKQYKEYNAESAVAVVMDPKTGGILAMVSVPDFDPSDINSSETDWRRNRALTDPYEPGSIFKPIVAALALDEGVIGYHEQIFCERGNYSGKGFGRIGEWGNHRFGNLTVKEILAQSSNIGMAKIGQKMGKKKLHDGVKLFGFGQKTGIDLPGEESGVVRPLKKWDGYSITRVPFGHEVTVTAIQIARAYCILANGGRAVRPHLVRAVVDQDGKVTELSNDKPLAGYILKPEVADWVRTEALVEVVEDGTGTATDLEKWQVFGKTGTANIASGGYDETNYVASFAGGAPADDPRVVILVSVRKPDKSLRKGYSGGRVAAPVVKEILEKTLPYLRVPPEDDQED; encoded by the coding sequence ATGAAAACAAGGCACATCGCTAGTTCAATATTCGTCTTGTTGATCTGCATTTTCGGTCTGCTTGTCTCACGTCTTTACTACCTCCAGAAGATCAAGGCCCCGACCTACCGCGAAAATTCACAGCGTCAGCAGCATGCTGTGATCACTGAAACGCCGCAACGGGGGATCATAGTGGACCGTAGGGGGCGGATAGTCGCAGCAAGCAACAGAATCGACACGCTGTTCGTTGAGCCCAGAAAGCTTGACTCGGATGATAGACGCAACCAGGCTGCGGTCGAGCTTCAGGAAATACTTCAAATGCCGGGTCATGAAATATCGCGCATTATCGACGAAAGCGCAAATCCGGGCTATGTCAAGATAAAGGAAGATATTTCCCCCGATGAACGCATATCCGCGACGCAGACGGGGCTGGAGGGGGTTGGCGTCAAGACCGACTGGCAGAGATACTATCCCATGGGCCGTCTTTTTGGTCATGTGGCAGGTTTTACAGGCTGGGACCAGAAGGGACAGGCGGGGTTGGAGCTGAAATACAATGATGTGCTGGCGGGCAAAGAGGGAAAGGACGTGTTCGTGGTGGATGCGTTCCGCAAGCCGATCGGTAAAAAGCAGCCCAAATCACTTGTGCAGGATGGGCTGGGGCTGGTCCTCACTCTGGATGCGACGATCCAGCAGTTCACTCGTGAAGCAATCTATAAACAATATAAAGAGTACAATGCCGAATCCGCTGTGGCCGTTGTGATGGACCCTAAGACGGGCGGTATCCTTGCGATGGTGTCGGTGCCGGACTTTGATCCGTCTGATATCAATTCATCCGAGACCGACTGGCGCAGAAACCGCGCACTTACAGACCCTTACGAGCCGGGCAGTATCTTCAAGCCGATCGTCGCGGCGCTGGCTCTGGATGAGGGCGTTATCGGTTATCACGAGCAGATATTCTGTGAACGGGGGAATTATTCCGGCAAGGGGTTCGGCAGGATCGGAGAGTGGGGCAATCACCGTTTCGGGAACCTGACCGTCAAAGAGATACTTGCTCAGTCAAGTAATATCGGCATGGCGAAGATCGGTCAGAAAATGGGCAAGAAGAAGCTGCATGACGGTGTGAAGCTGTTCGGCTTCGGGCAGAAGACAGGTATCGACTTGCCGGGTGAGGAAAGCGGAGTCGTTCGACCGTTGAAGAAATGGGACGGCTACAGTATTACGCGTGTGCCGTTCGGCCATGAAGTTACAGTGACGGCCATTCAGATCGCGCGGGCCTACTGCATACTCGCTAACGGCGGCAGGGCGGTCAGGCCTCACCTTGTTCGTGCGGTCGTGGATCAGGACGGCAAAGTGACGGAACTGTCGAACGATAAACCGCTGGCAGGCTATATACTCAAACCCGAGGTTGCCGACTGGGTCCGCACGGAAGCGCTGGTAGAGGTCGTTGAAGACGGCACGGGAACGGCGACCGATCTTGAGAAATGGCAGGTCTTCGGCAAGACAGGTACCGCGAATATCGCCAGCGGCGGATATGATGAAACGAACTACGTAGCGTCTTTTGCAGGGGGAGCGCCGGCAGATGATCCACGCGTGGTAATTCTCGTTTCAGTGCGCAAGCCAGACAAGTCGCTGCGGAAGGGTTACAGCGGCGGACGTGTGGCGGCGCCGGTGGTCAAAGAGATACTCGAAAAGACACTGCCGTACCTCAGGGTCCCGCCAGAAGATGATCAAGAGGACTAG
- a CDS encoding LysM peptidoglycan-binding domain-containing protein gives MTSDAKVGLLLGLVFVVIIAFLINGLPDLLGSNEAEQPVSTAISNSHTTTLVIGEQARQAGQQVLGPDPTEELAPRQVSIAEASEIDPRFSDNPPSASNPGGSISRRIPTGTPTTTSQTGSSAGGYYVVRPGDNLAEIAKKFYGPEKGNKHENVKRIYEANKQTLPSPDKIKSGQKLLIPALSVTQRAPKNVKDAQKMGLFEKIASIPDAWKKAGRNESRPEPPRQNRVYVVQPKDTLWNIAAKYLGSGHKYRQIVELNKDKLSDPGDIEEGMRLTLPPK, from the coding sequence ATGACATCAGATGCAAAGGTGGGCTTACTGCTGGGGCTTGTGTTTGTAGTCATTATCGCTTTCCTGATCAACGGACTTCCAGATCTTCTAGGATCCAACGAGGCGGAGCAACCGGTCAGCACCGCTATAAGCAATTCGCACACGACCACACTGGTGATCGGTGAGCAGGCGAGGCAGGCAGGTCAGCAGGTACTAGGGCCGGACCCCACCGAGGAGCTCGCTCCGCGGCAGGTCAGCATAGCCGAGGCAAGTGAGATCGATCCCAGATTCAGCGACAATCCTCCTTCGGCGAGCAATCCTGGCGGTTCGATATCACGGCGCATCCCGACGGGTACTCCGACGACTACCTCTCAGACCGGTTCAAGTGCAGGGGGTTACTATGTGGTTCGGCCTGGTGATAACCTCGCTGAGATAGCAAAGAAGTTTTACGGACCCGAAAAGGGCAATAAGCACGAGAACGTCAAGCGGATATACGAGGCCAACAAGCAGACACTGCCTTCACCGGACAAGATCAAATCAGGCCAGAAGTTGCTGATCCCGGCGCTTTCGGTGACCCAGAGAGCTCCCAAAAACGTCAAAGATGCACAGAAAATGGGTCTTTTTGAGAAGATCGCGAGCATTCCGGATGCCTGGAAAAAGGCTGGGCGGAACGAAAGCCGCCCCGAACCCCCCAGGCAGAACCGCGTATATGTTGTACAGCCGAAAGACACCCTCTGGAATATTGCAGCCAAGTATCTCGGCAGTGGCCACAAGTATCGCCAGATCGTAGAGCTGAACAAGGACAAGCTTTCTGATCCGGGCGACATTGAGGAAGGCATGCGCCTGACTCTGCCGCCGAAATAA